AGGAGTTGGTGTGACCCTGAGTCAGttactttgtctcagtttcctctcccaTGGAGTAAGGTCTTAGGCACTCCCACTGCTGTGTTGTGAAGATTCACCAGAGTAGATGGTAGGGATACCCCCCCCAAACCCTTTGGTCTCATAACCTGATGCCTCCTGAGCAAGCCCTGAACCTCTCCCTCTGAACCTCCCACAGCCCCAATTCACCACAAGTCTGAAGGAGCTTGGAAAACTTTCAGGAGCTATCTCCTTCCTGGGTCCTTCCTAGACAGACCAGGAGCAAAGTAGAAGAGGGGTGATCAATGAAATGACTGATTGGCTCTAATCAAGGGCAGCCAGCTCTTCTAAAGGTTGCAAGGCAGagcatttactttattttttcttcaattaaaaaaacatactttccctcccccaattccccTGTTCTCTCTCTGGGTCAAGGAGCCCAGaagaaagaatacacacacacacacacacacacacacacacacacacacaaacaaacacacaaacatgtCCACAGGTGATCTCTGAATCTGAGGACTGAGTATCCATCACCTTTGGATGAGGGTCACTCTCTGGAGtgtgtaaaaaaaaacaaaaaaacagcatATTCCTGGGGGTCACTTATACACAGGACAGGGGTTGGAAAACAACACAAATATTCCTAGGTCTACAGTCAGTTCTTATAGTTGCATTTCTTGGGAAAATACAGATGTTCTTGGGTTCTGTGAGAACAGTCTCCAAGTAGATTGTTGCACTCCCAAGGATAGAATCAGGGGAAGTAGGAGGGCAGcccctggttctgatcacttgACTGTTACAGAGTAGATGTCAGGAGATGTGATGGATGACCTTGGGGAGCAGGGGGAGCTAAGACCTCAATGACCACCTACTGCCGGTCCAAGCAATACACTTTGCCACGAGGTGGGACCATCCAGAGAGCAGAGTTTTCTCTAGTATGGATTCTCTGAGAAAGTGAGACCTGTATATAAAATTCttcccacactgattacattcaacAGATTTCTTTCTAGTATGGATTTTCTGATGCTTAGAAAGATGGTAGCTTTGACTGAAAGTCTTTCCATCACATTCAAAAGATTTTTCTCAAGTGTGGATTTCCTGATGTGCACCAAGTTTATATCTCAAAGTAAAAGTCTTtgcacactgattacattcataaggtttttctctaGCATGGATTTTCTGGTGTCTAACAAGATTAGAGTTGCATGTAAAAGACTTTCCACATTGAATACAGTCATAAAGTTTCTTTCCATCATGGAGTCTCTGATGTATAGCAAGATGGGAATTGAGTCTAAAAGTCTTTTCACATAAATTACATTCATAcggtttttctccagtgtggattctctgatgtccaAGAAGATGGGAcctctgtgtaaaagcttttccacattgattacattcataaggtttttctctagtgtggattctctgatgtccaACAAGATGGGACCTCtgtgtaaaagcctttccacattgattacatacataaggtttttctccagtgtggattctctgatgtcgaGTAAAATTAAACTTCAGAGTAAAAATTTTTCCACACTGTTTACATTCATAACATTTCTTTCTAGTGTGGGTCCTCCGATGTGTGGCAAGACGGGAGCTTTCTCTAAAAGACTTTCCACACTGATAACGCTCATAAGTTTTCTCTCTAGTGTGGACTCTTTGATGATTAGCAAGATGAGAGTTGCttctaaaagtctttccacaatgATCACACTCAAAAAGTTTCCTGTTACTGTGGATTGTCTGATGGACAATAAGGAGTGACTTATGACAGAAAatcttcccacattcattacatttataaaacTCCCTGGTAGGTATCTTCTGAGGTCCATCAAGACTCAACTTCCAACCAAATGTTTCCCACACAGAGGACATGATTATCTTTCCATTCCAGGGTGAAATCTAGGATGGAAAGGA
The genomic region above belongs to Macrotis lagotis isolate mMagLag1 unplaced genomic scaffold, bilby.v1.9.chrom.fasta BILBYCTG106, whole genome shotgun sequence and contains:
- the LOC141504100 gene encoding uncharacterized protein LOC141504100 isoform X1, with the protein product MFVKPSSPGDFLLGNSIMELVTFKDVVVDFTKEEWCLLDHSQKKLYKEVVQENIQNLLSLDLETRSEVNEMTRKLEIFVEEHDLERFLSDGPCDFNLRKTHDPNIKISPWNGKIIMSSVWETFGWKLSLDGPQKIPTREFYKCNECGKIFCHKSLLIVHQTIHSNRKLFECDHCGKTFRSNSHLANHQRVHTREKTYERYQCGKSFRESSRLATHRRTHTRKKCYECKQCGKIFTLKFNFTRHQRIHTGEKPYVCNQCGKAFTQRSHLVGHQRIHTREKPYECNQCGKAFTQRSHLLGHQRIHTGEKPYECNLCEKTFRLNSHLAIHQRLHDGKKLYDCIQCGKSFTCNSNLVRHQKIHAREKPYECNQCAKTFTLRYKLGAHQEIHT
- the LOC141504100 gene encoding uncharacterized protein LOC141504100 isoform X2, which codes for MAPGPRGPPLQELVTFKDVVVDFTKEEWCLLDHSQKKLYKEVVQENIQNLLSLDLETRSEVNEMTRKLEIFVEEHDLERFLSDGPCDFNLRKTHDPNIKISPWNGKIIMSSVWETFGWKLSLDGPQKIPTREFYKCNECGKIFCHKSLLIVHQTIHSNRKLFECDHCGKTFRSNSHLANHQRVHTREKTYERYQCGKSFRESSRLATHRRTHTRKKCYECKQCGKIFTLKFNFTRHQRIHTGEKPYVCNQCGKAFTQRSHLVGHQRIHTREKPYECNQCGKAFTQRSHLLGHQRIHTGEKPYECNLCEKTFRLNSHLAIHQRLHDGKKLYDCIQCGKSFTCNSNLVRHQKIHAREKPYECNQCAKTFTLRYKLGAHQEIHT